One Granulicella sp. 5B5 DNA window includes the following coding sequences:
- a CDS encoding DUF1868 domain-containing protein, with product MSIVNTRSSRRAFLLQASALTAAAALPGALVAQSNPALDAPIDIEAIEQQAAKIPNRDTLLKFNTNGTRKPFAGNTVICHLPVQCTMRDAMVSLHQELAASPFRHKLGLTSTDSYHMTVFPGANDQDRTAYGWPSYVPLNATIEQCNQTVEERMQAARLRCKLPLRVRVDEPATLNYFAACTLRMVPADREENTKLRALRDQLAEVYGFRTKDHDQYTFHITMSYQTARFTAQEQMAYRKILRAHLQHITAAAPVLELGEPEYCIFPDMFRFEPKILLACS from the coding sequence ATGTCTATCGTGAATACCCGTTCGAGTCGTCGTGCATTTCTCTTGCAGGCCTCTGCTTTAACTGCAGCGGCTGCGCTGCCGGGCGCACTTGTAGCTCAGTCTAATCCGGCACTGGATGCTCCAATCGACATCGAGGCGATCGAGCAGCAGGCCGCGAAGATACCGAACCGTGACACGCTGCTGAAGTTCAACACCAACGGCACCCGGAAGCCCTTCGCGGGCAACACGGTGATCTGCCATCTGCCCGTGCAGTGCACCATGCGCGACGCGATGGTGTCGCTGCATCAGGAATTGGCCGCCTCACCGTTCCGGCACAAGCTGGGATTGACCTCGACCGACAGCTATCACATGACAGTCTTCCCCGGTGCAAACGATCAGGACCGCACAGCATACGGATGGCCATCATACGTGCCGCTCAACGCAACGATCGAGCAGTGCAATCAGACCGTGGAAGAACGCATGCAGGCAGCACGCCTGCGTTGCAAGCTGCCCCTCCGCGTGCGCGTGGACGAGCCGGCAACGCTGAACTACTTCGCCGCATGCACGCTGCGCATGGTGCCCGCCGATCGCGAGGAGAACACCAAACTACGCGCGCTGCGTGATCAACTGGCCGAGGTCTACGGGTTCCGCACGAAGGACCACGACCAGTACACATTTCACATCACAATGTCATACCAGACCGCGCGCTTTACAGCGCAGGAGCAGATGGCCTACCGGAAAATCCTGCGTGCGCACCTGCAACATATCACAGCCGCCGCTCCCGTACTGGAGCTCGGCGAGCCCGAGTATTGCATCTTTCCTGACATGTTCCGCTTCGAACCGAAGATACTGCTTGCCTGCTCGTAG